The Candidatus Thermoplasmatota archaeon genome has a window encoding:
- a CDS encoding toprim domain-containing protein produces the protein MNYEESLKEIEETINHLKVLNESIPIIVEGEKDVDALRRLGIKGKILTIHSGKKIVDFCDMIASEYDKVVILTDWDKKGGRLSNAIEQNLGGRTKCMTEFRALFAKNMMVRDIESIPSYIKHIRIRMEKGKI, from the coding sequence ATGAATTATGAGGAATCTCTTAAAGAGATTGAAGAAACAATCAACCATCTGAAGGTGTTAAATGAATCCATACCCATTATCGTGGAAGGAGAGAAGGATGTGGATGCCCTCCGTCGGCTTGGTATAAAAGGCAAAATTTTAACCATTCATTCCGGAAAAAAAATTGTAGACTTTTGCGATATGATAGCATCCGAATATGATAAAGTCGTTATTCTTACAGACTGGGACAAAAAGGGCGGAAGGCTTTCAAATGCTATAGAGCAGAACCTGGGCGGAAGAACAAAATGTATGACCGAGTTTCGTGCCCTGTTTGCAAAAAATATGATGGTGAGGGACATTGAAAGCATACCTTCATACATAAAACACATTAGGATAAGGATGGAAAAAGGAAAAATATGA
- a CDS encoding DUF167 family protein, whose translation MDEMKGIEKAIKETEGGVIIKLKVKTGSDKQKFPAGHDEWRECIVVETVAQPIHGKANKEIMDMARNFFGLKGDEVYIAYGHKSSEKGLFLNEKKEIVIKKLENEL comes from the coding sequence ATGGATGAAATGAAAGGAATAGAAAAAGCGATAAAAGAAACAGAAGGCGGGGTAATCATTAAACTAAAAGTCAAAACGGGCAGTGATAAGCAAAAATTTCCCGCAGGACATGATGAATGGAGGGAATGCATTGTGGTAGAAACAGTTGCCCAGCCCATACATGGAAAGGCGAATAAAGAAATAATGGACATGGCAAGAAATTTTTTTGGGCTGAAAGGCGATGAAGTGTATATTGCATACGGCCACAAAAGCAGCGAGAAGGGTTTGTTCCTTAACGAAAAAAAAGAGATTGTTATAAAAAAATTGGAAAATGAATTATGA